From the genome of Biomphalaria glabrata chromosome 1, xgBioGlab47.1, whole genome shotgun sequence, one region includes:
- the LOC106078166 gene encoding breast cancer type 1 susceptibility protein homolog isoform X2 yields the protein MDPENNMKEIVSHMQKSLECSICLDLLNNPVSTKCDHQFCSFCIYKFLQNKRYVPCPLCKKPITKRGLQERTDLTGVIAHVKKLITAFEADTGEKIQPGVSPTPLKDLKASTKDNNDQNKESASADLSNENNCSKVITNVECVQHKRISRSRAKCRVTKRPVSPQVLLVDVVLASDERLGNSEPKNITSNVQHGQEEQSVGNLLQYLENGACGEKVMSTRAAAKKHNSRNSPTVDESVIEKNASVNDKKIKHKQKESDILFIEKSNFLSKDNNGFQETLQGEKSALKNGTFDSTNKISTRSSTRNAPPKNGNVSLATKKEESEAGEVLCSSSSSAASQSSTQLLMKPIPVVSRTYSKGMQNLFQSEGSVRNWVETLPKIDSKDLNVEKEIKLLTTKDKINLKKSGNIKLFNNNINSLSKTCDDNNFVMENKMEGTNVLEPQVTPRPRRSIFKCHSNDKVLNKNIESKDPFEFTSSQTLDKDSCQTTRKRKINKCDAKTKKVEKLVPLHLISAPISKSLCDQATCQVGSQETKTVHEQKSSIQKEAEVTLTLKTGDIATDISGIRNAQTICHSSADAVQNQHIHNEPIREDECTDLNVILATNKHNISEPALDDKHTNSNIMPLSNSTGEQSVQVNIATIRKIRTAKKRVQLQKKRKVIEKEDNVLSQKSGSEMEKLINKISQAEDHELLFSTQDVHKKMEESNCTYQSEINDLKNAESKSLICDGDFSESYNTDTISDSLTVPVFVGQQKYGKIPTVCDSDNVSNLEKICETQCSVNSINQSTATREIQNKVHVEHGTLNKKIKKSSFSQINHLPASENSQIISLSKNAISTKNLPEKPKTTVAKNLLQNSKTSSSESLQENVMVSSVKALDENLLENLKNPLDETLSKVTQTPEPKTLSVSLSKPQTGNISTKNSDTLQIKTMLPNLPVNRDVTDSPKTPQNKLLSQNLWTSPGKQKLFDSDTPQSKHINRRSLSLKFPIPNVKEMIQVSPGPKGFVPVHHSLTASVISSSDDLGVLDDDHESTISSHKINVSVVDNVISKSNVDAQDNAMNVEDLNHDSVNSASKKKKSNFLLPEYSPTANDVVESIPVVLVTDTLMDISPTKVAGQTQLTTVIHDTLDNDHITNLNDGQVTANTEQWSLMADKETAATHILQSVDSDVVGQNHLGVNFIPGETECIAITDKPYQSTVNEIYRDSLSSTLCQEKEFSASISRTEAYSQNKETVDVAKAMDHSPNVYDDVSRGDKLLSETPQETPSTISQSILHVNLNPIRGTIDNTVPFLESESNSAGKQLFSNQRNDFNDCISETEPFTQVSLSKCQKHLSPDVINHDRKHTFYSEKHSQYKSVNRTAQLSKTPLDLSVNSAPGRFDLTDNKDENNMLLVRRSKRRCLSLDNTPLKPIVFVDKQKVDEAEELIGETEAVEALVNCTEGEKPVGSSPETAVSMGSLLEDIEVDLPIAHHEPQSENVESSVKPAETCLLSVKPNSFNIATSSKLQKDSSLSMEQCSVISSTENYQKDFDVCSVSSDSKQKNTKTRRGLASKNILSKLRNLPKHKSCPSPSKKEILATEISTNEKVGVKSRTDRDLVVSDSDTEQPEQCEEENKNKFINRNRDVTLVTLSSPELISSGSNGKHLVCSRNRKLSSSAENSENVLKKQLARELFGDDIINSGEITIGQAASHGETFSEKKVTLVVDSSDEVEISFDLGINYDTKQNHSAQEQGMLVKNASFNSSGSVQCLNELQKVDAGCEHKNSLSCSPLTSSPLHGDANNSQDNLKKSAILVDSEDDDDCVRVIKKSKKPMIASDSDSSDHEANGMTSSFLSTQSETLTTQQRIALEGDLEKLHQEIAKYEAELNKQSSACLSQEKNRNKEQNSNDSKEMFSATVIDDSPVASEAEDKGKKPVPCDVVDSEMGEEDSNDLFLSPELSPTHKKDFPLTSGVKKTCLSQVKDHFLKQFQSPGGSVRTKKCLDFVKSDMVKESDLSNKSKSSKSTLMKYQPETRKSDSANKNLPTSPVLATQKKNLSAETKKKEIKPPTKIQKRTFYLMASGLNREDHLLLVKFCEMFGAVLHPKYTQEVSHVIMKPAAGFELVCDRTLKYFQAVAHKCWVLSLAWIVKSLEAKELLSEVEFEIEGDTSCGEKLNGAKRARMSKNLLFNNFCFACIGNSDEMSKGDLCDILQACGALIVDDPIALAAQPTKYKLIIRCSDGDNVPTPVELDMFNGLYKHMRLVTVMREWVLDSLGSYKIIPLADYVLNTADQVQVPF from the exons ATGGATCCTGAAAATAACATGAAAGAAATTGTGTCACATATGCAAAAAAGCCTTGAGTGTTCCATTTG tctgGATCTTTTGAACAATCCAGTCTCAACAAAATGTGATCACCAATTTTGCAG tttctgtATCTACAAATTTCTGCAAAACAAGCGTTACGTCCCATGCCCTCTATGCAAAAAGCCCATAACTAAAAG AGGTCTTCAGGAAAGAACAGATCTAACTGGAGTCATTGCTCATGTAAAGAAACTCATCACTGCATTTGAAGCAGATACAGGAGAAAAAA tcCAACCTGGTGTGTCACCAACTcctttaaaagatttaaaagcAAGTACAAAAGATAACAATGATCAA AACAAGGAAAGTGCATCTGCAGATTTATCCAATGAAAATAATTGCTCAAAGGTCATTACAAATGTTGAGTGTGTGCAGCATAAAAGAATCAGTCGTTCTAGAGCCAAATGCAGAGTAACCAAGAGACCAGTCTCCCCCCAAGTCCTATTGGTTGATGTTGTGCTGGCTTCTGATGAGAGATTAGGGAATTCTGAACCAAAGAATATAACATCAAATGTACAGCATGGACAAGAAGAACAAAGTGTTGGCAATTTATTGCAATATCTTGAAAATGGAGCATGTGGAGAAAAAGTGATGTCAACACGTGCTGCCGCCAAAAAACATAATTCAAGAAACTCGCCAACTGTGGATGAAAGTGTAATTGAGAAAAATGCAAGTGTtaatgacaaaaaaattaaacataaacagaaagaaagtgATATACTTTTTATTGAGAAGTCTAATTTCTTATCAAAAGATAACAATGGTTTCCAAGAAACACTTCAAGGTGAAAAATCTGCATTAAAAAATGGTACATTTGACAGCACCAATAAAATAAGCACTAGAAGTTCAACAAGAAATGCTCCCCCAAAAAATGGTAATGTTTCATTGGCgacaaagaaagaagaaagtgAAGCTGGGGAGGTGCTTTGTAGCTCATCATCTTCTGCTGCAAGTCAGTCCTCGACTCAGCTGTTGATGAAGCCTATACCTGTGGTTTCTAGAACTTACTCAAAAGGGATGCAAAATTTGTTCCAGTCTGAAGGAAGTGTCCGAAATTGGGTGGAAACATTGCCGAAAATTGACTCCAAAGACTTGaatgttgaaaaagaaatcaaactTCTTACCACCAAAGATAAAATCAATTTGAAGAAGAGTGGTAATATTAAACTATTTAACAACAATATTAATAGTCTTTCTAAAACTTGTGATGATAACAATTTTGTGATGGAGAACAAAATGGAAGGAACAAATGTTTTAGAGCCTCAGGTAACCCCTAGACCAAGAAGAAGCATATTCAAATGTCACTCGAATGACAAagttttgaataaaaatattgaaagtaAGGATCCTTTTGAGTTCACAAGTAGCCAGACACTAGATAAAGATAGTTGTCAAACTACtaggaaaagaaaaattaataagtGTGATGCAAAaactaaaaaggttgaaaaactAGTTCCTCTTCATTTGATTTCAGCACCAATCTCTAAATCGCTGTGTGATCAAGCAACATGCCAAGTTGGATCTCAAGAAACCAAAACAGTTCATGAGCAAAAATCATCCATTCAAAAAGAGGCAGAAGTGACACTGACTTTAAAAACAGGAGACATTGCAACTGATATATCTGGCATAAGGAATGCACAGACCATATGTCATAGCTCTGCAGATGCTGTTCAAAATCAACACATACACAATGAGCCTATACGTGAAGATGAATGCACTGATTTAAACGTGATACTTGCAACCAATAAACATAATATCAGTGAACCAGCACTGGATGACAAACATACTAATTCTAACATAATGCCTTTATCTAACAGCACTGGTGAACAAAGTGTGCAAGTAAACATTGCAACTATCAGAAAAATCAGAACTGCTAAGAAGAGAGTGCAGCtgcaaaaaaagagaaaagtcaTTGAGAAAGAAGATAATGTTTTATCTCAGAAGTCTGGCAGTGAAATGGAgaaacttataaataaaatcagCCAGGCTGAAGACCATGAGCTTTTGTTTAGTACCCAAGATGTCCACAAGAAAATGGAAGAAAGTAATTGCACTTACCAGTCTGAAATAAATGACTTGAAGAATGCAGAGAGCAAATCTTTGATTTGTGATGGTGATTTTTCAGAATCATACAACACTGACACTATTAGTGATAGTTTAACAGTTCCAGTCTTTGTAGGTCAACAAAAATATGGCAAAATTCCCACAGTTTGTGATTCTGACAATGTATCAAACttagaaaagatatgtgaaacACAATGTTCTGTTaactcaatcaatcaatcaacagCAACCAGAGAAATTCAAAATAAGGTACATGTAGAACATGGTactcttaataaaaaaattaaaaaatctagtTTTTCACAAATAAATCATTTACCTGCTTCAGAAAACTCTCAAATAATTAGTTTGTCAAAAAATGCTATATCAACCAAAAATTTACCAGAGAAACCAAAGACAACAGTAGCCAAGAATTTATTACAGAATTCTAAGACATCATCATCTGAAAGTTTACAAGAAAATGTAATGGTATCATCAGTTAAAGCTTTAGATGAAAATTTATTGGAAAATTTAAAGAACCCACTAGATGAAACTTTGTCAAAGGTAACACAGACTCCAGAACCAAAAACTTTGTCAGTGAGTTTAAGTAAACCACAAACGGGCAACATTTCTACAAAAAATTCAGATACGCTCCAAATCAAAACTATGCTACCGAACCTTCCAGTAAACAGAGATGTAACTGATTCCCCCAAAACTccacaaaataaattattgtcaCAGAACTTATGGACATCACCAGGAAAACAAAAGTTGTTTGACTCCGATACTCCTCAGTCGAAGCATATTAACAGAAGATCTCTGAGCTTGAAGTTCCCCATTCCTAATGTGAAAGAAATGATCCAGGTTTCTCCAGGACCCAAAGGATTTGTTCCTGTACACCACAGTTTAACTGCCTCTGTGATTAGCAGCTCTGATGACCTTGGTGTACTAGATGACGATCATGAGTCAACAATTTCAAgtcataaaataaatgtttcagtaGTGGATAATGTTATTTCCAAGAGCAATGTTGATGCCCAAGACAATGCAATGAATGTAGAGGACCTAAACCATGACAGTGTGAATTCTgcaagtaagaaaaaaaaatctaactttCTTTTGCCAGAGTATTCCCCAACTGCAAATGATGTGGTTGAAAGCATCCCTGTTGTTCTTGTCACAGACACACTGATGGACATTAGCCCCACAAAAGTTGCTGGTCAGACTCAATTGACCACTGTTATACATGACACTTTAGACAATGATCACATAACAAATTTAAATGATGGCCAAGTAACAGCTAATACTGAGCAATGGTCACTTATGGCAGATAAAGAAACTGCAGCCACTCATATACTCCAGTCAGTAGACTCTGATGTTGTTGGTCAAAATCATTTGGGTGTTAACTTTATTCCTGGGGAAACAGAATGTATTGCCATTACTGATAAACCTTATCAGTCTACTGTAAATGAAATTTATAGAGATTCCTTATCATCAACACTTTGTCAAGAAAAGGAATTTAGTGCTTCAATTTCAAGAACAGAAGCATATTCACAGAATAAAGAAACTGTTGATGTTGCAAAAGCTATGGACCATTCCCCTAATGTCTACGATGACGTTTCAAGAGGGGATAAATTGTTATCTGAAACCCCTCAAGAAACTCCTTCAACAATAAGCCAGTCAATTTTACATGTGAACCTGAATCCAATAAGAGGGACAATTGATAATACTGTTCCATTTCTTGAAAGTGAAAGCAACAGTGCtggtaaacaattattttctaaccaaagaaatgattttAATGATTGCATTAGTGAAACTGAGCCTTTCACTCAAGTTTCGCTAAGTAAATGTCAGAAACACTTGTCACCTGATGTAATTAACCATGACAGGAAGCACACATTTTATTCTGAAAAACATTCTCAATACAAGTCTGTGAACAGAACTGCTCAACTGTCTAAGACACCCTTAGATTTATCAGTGAACAGTGCACCTGGTAGATTTGACTTGACTGACAATAAAGATGAGAACAACATGCTACTGGTGCGGAGGTCAAAGCGAAGATGCTTATCACTGGACAATACACCTCTGaaacctattgtttttgttgacaaGCAAAAAGTAGATGAAGCTGAAGAGCTTATTGGTGAAACTGAAGCTGTGGAAGCTCTGGTGAACTGCACTGAAGGAGAGAAGCCTGTTGGTTCATCTCCAGAAACAGCAGTAAGCATGGGTTCATTGTTAGAAGATATCGAAGTTGATCTTCCAATAGCACACCATGAACCTCAATCTGAAAACGTAGAAAGCTCTGTAAAGCCAGCAGAAACTTGTTTACTTTCTGTTAAGCCCAATAGTTTTAACATTGCAACGTCATCAAAACTTCAAAAAGATTCTAGTTTATCAATGGAGCAGTGCTCAGTCATATCATCCACTGAGAACTATCAAAAAGATTTTGATGTTTGTTCAGTAAGCAGtgatagcaaacaaaaaaacacaaaaacaagaCGAGGGTTAGCGTCAAAGAATATACTTTCCAAACTGAGAAACTTGCCCAAACATAAAAGCTGTCCCAGTCCATCAAAAAAAGAAATCCTTGCTACAGAAATATCCACAAACGAAAAGGTCGGGGTAAAAAGTAGAACAGACAGAGACCTTGTCGTAAGTGACAGTGACACTGAGCAGCCAGAGCAATGTGAAGAAGAGAATAAGaataaatttattaatagaAATAGAGATGTGACATTGGTGACATTAAGCTCCCCTGAACTTATCAGCTCTGGCAGCAATGGCAAACATTTGGTTTGTTCCAGGAACAGGAAGTTGTCATCAAGTGCAGAGAACTCTGAAAATGTGTTGAAAAAACAGCTGGCAAGAGAACTCTTTGGGGATGACATAATAAATAGTGGGGAAATAACAATAGGCCAGGCAGCAAGTCATGGTGAGacattttcagaaaagaaagtCACACTTGTGGTTGATTCCAGTGATGAGGTTGAGATATCATTTGACTTAGGAATTAATTAtgatactaaacaaaatcatTCAGCTCAGGAACAGGGCATGCTGGTTAAAAATGCTTCATTTAACTCATCTGGCAGTGTCCAGTGCTTAAATGAGTTGCAAAAAGTTGATGCGGGTTGTGAACATAAAAACAGTCTGTCTTGTTCTCCTTTGACTAGCTCTCCATTACATGGAGATGCTAATAATAGCCAGGATAATTTAAAGAAG TCTGCGATTTTGGTTGACAGtgaagatgatgatgactgTGTCAGAGTCATAAAAAAATCCAAGAAACCAATGATTGCTAGTGATAGTGATTCATCCGATCATGAAG CTAATGGCATGACTTCCAGTTTTTTGTCAACTCAAAGTGAAACACTAACAACACAG CAACGAATAGCTTTGGAAGGAGACTTGGAAAAGCTTCATCAGGAGATTGCCAAGTATGAAGCAGAGCTCAATAAACAGTCTTCAGCATGTTTGtcacaagaaaaaaatagaaataaagaacaaaatTCAA ATGACAGTAAAGAAATGTTCTCGGCTACAGTGATTGATGACAGTCCAGTTGCTTCTGAGGCTGAAGATAAAGGGAAGAAACCTGTTCCTTGTGATGTGGTAGATAGTGAGATGGGTGAAGAAGACAGCAATGATCTCTTCCTCAGCCCTGAGCTGTCACCAACACACAAGAAAGACTTCCCACTTACTTCTGGTGTGAAAAAAACATGTCTGTCACAAGTCAAAGACCATTTTCTGAAACAGTTTCAGTCTCCAGGGGGGAGTGTTCGCACAAAGAAATGTCTGGACTTTGTGAAGTCTGACATGGTCAAAGAATCAGACCTATCCAACAAGTCTAAAAGCTCAAAGAGTACTTTAATGAAGTATCAGCCAGAGACAAGAAAAAGTGACTCTGCCAATAAAAACCTGCCCACTAGTCCAGTGCTAGcaactcagaaaaaaaatctttctgctGAAACTAAGAAGAAGGAAATAAAACCCCCCACTAAAATACAGAAAAGGACATTTTATTTGATGGCTTCTGGGCTTAATCGGGAGGATCAT CTTCTGCTTGTAAAATTTTGTGAGATGTTTGGAGCAGTGCTGCATCCCAAGTACACTCAAGAAGTTAGTCATGTCATAATGAAGCCAG CTGCTGGTTTTGAATTGGTGTGTGACAGGACTTTGAAATACTTCCAAGCTGTAGCCCACAAATGTTGGGTTCTGTCTTTGGCCTGGATAGTCAAGTCACTAGAAGCCAAAGAGCTGTTGTCTGAG gtaGAGTTTGAAATAGAAGGAGATACATCTTGTGGAGAGAAACTCAATGGAGCCAAGCGTGCAAGGATGTCCAAGAACTTGCTgtttaacaatttttgttttgccTGCATTGGGAATAGTGATGAAATGTCTAAAG GTGACTTGTGTGATATACTGCAAGCTTGTGGAGCCCTAATTGTAGATGACCCAATAGCACTTGCTGCACagccaacaaaatacaaattGATCATCAGATGCTCTGATGGTGACAATGTTCCTACTCCAGTGGAACTGGACATGTTCAATG GATTATATAAGCATATGAGACTTGTTACAGTCATGAGAGAATGGGTTTTGGACAGTCTGGGATCTTACAAGATCATTCCATTGGCTGATTATGTTCTCAATACTGCAGACCAAGTACAAGTGCCATTTTAA
- the LOC129923906 gene encoding uncharacterized protein LOC129923906 isoform X2 has translation MWSKMTDEYVQSDGTLQKVSKWRPVNKEGSFNDLVRGITPNTIAYRNRSCFCYPYRNSYGSQCLHDEICGSWKVFKLQKQNVVQSQSNLEDSLDVSPICSNSKAQTIFFTHQKYIVNSCVIVKYGEIFYPGVVIEVLDDQRRNNFLKRHRN, from the exons ATGTGGTCAAAGATGACGGATGAGTATGTTCAGAGTGATGGTACACTGCAAAAGGTATCAAAGTGGCGACCAGTAAATAAAGAAGGATCTTTTAATGACCTAGTGAGAGGTATTACACCTAACACTATTGCTTACAGAAATAGAAGCTGTTTCTGCTATCCATACAGAAATTCATATGGCAGTCAGTGCCTGCATGATGAAATATGTGGCTCTTGGAAGGTGTTCAaacttcagaaacaaaatg tagTGCAATCTCAGTCAAATCTTGAAGACTCTTTGGATGTCAGTCCCATATGCTCAAATTCAAAG gccCAAACAATTTTCTTCACTCATCAAAAGTACATTGTAAATAGCTGTGTGATTGTCAAGTATGGGGAAATATTCTATCCAG GAGTTGTGATAGAAGTCCTGGATGATCAGcgcagaaataattttttaaaaaggcacagaaattaa
- the LOC129923906 gene encoding uncharacterized protein LOC129923906 isoform X1, which yields MWSKMTDEYVQSDGTLQKVSKWRPVNKEGSFNDLVRGITPNTIAYRNRSCFCYPYRNSYGSQCLHDEICGSWKVFKLQKQNVVQSQSNLEDSLDVSPICSNSKAQTIFFTHQKYIVNSCVIVKYGEIFYPGIIFCTVYLLISINKFKVCFRLKY from the exons ATGTGGTCAAAGATGACGGATGAGTATGTTCAGAGTGATGGTACACTGCAAAAGGTATCAAAGTGGCGACCAGTAAATAAAGAAGGATCTTTTAATGACCTAGTGAGAGGTATTACACCTAACACTATTGCTTACAGAAATAGAAGCTGTTTCTGCTATCCATACAGAAATTCATATGGCAGTCAGTGCCTGCATGATGAAATATGTGGCTCTTGGAAGGTGTTCAaacttcagaaacaaaatg tagTGCAATCTCAGTCAAATCTTGAAGACTCTTTGGATGTCAGTCCCATATGCTCAAATTCAAAG gccCAAACAATTTTCTTCACTCATCAAAAGTACATTGTAAATAGCTGTGTGATTGTCAAGTATGGGGAAATATTCTATCCAGGTATAATTTTTTGCACTGTGTaccttttaatttcaataaacaagttcaaagtatgttttagattgaagtattaa